Proteins from a single region of Limosilactobacillus fermentum:
- the parE gene encoding DNA topoisomerase IV subunit B, which translates to MAQEEYKYDASSIKILKGLEAVRKRPGMYIGSTDAHGLHHLVYEIVDNAVDEALSGFGDEINVTIEPDNAITVQDHGRGMPVGMHESGKPTPEVIMTILHAGGKFGQADGYKSSGGLHGVGASVVNALSSKLTLTIVRDHVRYQEKFRDGGQPIGTLKELGKTREGSGTTVTFKPDPTIFSTTVYDYQTLARRLRESAFLLKGVKITLTDKREGMEQEEVFQFENGIEDFVAYLNEDKDTLGKVFSFTGTQDGVEVDVAAQYNDGYTENLLSFVNNVRTPGGGTHEVGFRGAWTKTFNDYARKVGLLKERDKNLEGTDVREGLTAVVSVRIPERILQFEGQTKGKLGTPEARKIVDTIVSEQLGYALMENSDLAQSLIKKALRARQAREAARKARNQSRSGKRKGRKERNLSGKLTPAQSKNSAKNELFLVEGDSAGGSAKQGRDRKFQAILPLRGKVLNTEKAKLDDVMKNEELNTIIYTVGAGVGTEFKVEDANYDKIIIMTDADDDGAHIQILLLTFFYKYMRPMIEAGRVYIAMPPLYRLQKGRGKNTKITYAWTNDELTKLTKKGSKGTSLQRFKGLGEMNADQLWETTMNPETRTLIRVRIEDAELAEKRITTLMGNKVEPRREWIDQNVHFTISDDQEADALVEAKGQVSPTVTTWNE; encoded by the coding sequence GTGGCACAAGAAGAATACAAGTACGACGCATCCTCGATCAAAATCCTGAAGGGACTGGAGGCGGTTCGCAAGCGGCCAGGGATGTACATTGGCTCGACCGATGCCCACGGGCTTCACCACCTAGTGTACGAAATCGTTGATAACGCCGTCGATGAAGCCCTGTCCGGTTTTGGTGACGAGATCAACGTGACGATTGAACCAGACAACGCCATTACGGTACAAGACCATGGGCGGGGGATGCCAGTGGGGATGCACGAAAGCGGCAAGCCCACCCCGGAAGTCATCATGACCATCCTTCACGCCGGGGGAAAATTCGGCCAAGCGGATGGCTACAAGAGCTCCGGGGGCCTGCACGGGGTTGGGGCCTCCGTAGTTAACGCCCTGTCTTCGAAGTTAACCCTAACGATCGTGCGGGACCACGTCCGCTACCAAGAGAAGTTTCGTGATGGTGGTCAACCAATCGGCACCCTAAAGGAACTGGGCAAGACCCGGGAAGGATCGGGAACCACGGTCACCTTTAAACCGGATCCCACGATCTTTTCGACCACCGTTTACGACTACCAAACCTTGGCAAGGCGCCTGCGCGAGTCCGCCTTCTTACTCAAGGGGGTTAAGATCACCCTGACCGACAAGCGGGAAGGAATGGAGCAAGAAGAGGTCTTTCAGTTTGAAAACGGGATTGAAGACTTCGTGGCCTACCTCAACGAAGATAAGGACACCCTCGGGAAGGTCTTTTCCTTTACCGGCACCCAAGACGGGGTCGAAGTCGACGTGGCCGCCCAGTACAACGATGGGTACACCGAAAACCTACTGAGCTTCGTCAACAACGTCCGTACCCCGGGTGGTGGGACCCACGAGGTCGGTTTCCGTGGTGCTTGGACCAAAACCTTTAACGATTACGCCCGCAAGGTGGGGCTTTTAAAGGAGCGCGATAAGAACCTGGAGGGGACCGACGTCCGAGAGGGGCTGACCGCCGTTGTTTCCGTCCGGATTCCGGAGCGGATCCTGCAGTTTGAGGGGCAAACCAAGGGGAAGTTAGGGACGCCAGAGGCGCGCAAGATTGTTGATACGATCGTGTCCGAACAGTTAGGCTACGCCCTGATGGAAAACAGTGACCTCGCCCAGTCACTAATTAAAAAAGCCTTACGGGCCCGGCAAGCCCGGGAAGCAGCCCGTAAGGCCCGCAACCAGTCCCGGTCTGGCAAGCGTAAGGGACGCAAGGAGCGTAACTTGTCCGGCAAGTTAACCCCCGCCCAATCTAAAAACAGCGCCAAAAACGAGCTGTTCTTAGTCGAAGGGGATTCGGCCGGTGGGAGTGCCAAGCAGGGGCGGGACCGCAAGTTCCAAGCCATCCTACCACTGCGCGGGAAGGTCTTAAACACCGAAAAGGCCAAGCTCGATGACGTGATGAAAAACGAGGAGCTTAACACGATCATTTACACGGTCGGGGCCGGGGTTGGAACCGAATTTAAGGTTGAAGACGCTAATTACGACAAGATCATCATTATGACCGATGCCGACGACGACGGCGCCCACATCCAAATCCTCTTATTGACCTTCTTTTACAAGTACATGCGGCCAATGATTGAAGCAGGGCGGGTCTACATTGCCATGCCACCTCTGTACCGCCTACAAAAAGGGCGCGGTAAAAACACCAAGATCACCTACGCTTGGACCAATGATGAACTGACTAAGTTGACCAAAAAGGGCAGCAAGGGGACGTCTTTGCAGCGCTTTAAGGGGCTGGGGGAAATGAACGCCGACCAATTATGGGAGACGACGATGAACCCGGAAACCAGGACCCTGATTCGGGTGCGGATTGAAGACGC